A portion of the Calothrix sp. 336/3 genome contains these proteins:
- a CDS encoding PAS domain-containing hybrid sensor histidine kinase/response regulator, with protein MADLNHQIHELRSTLGKMEIALGTVDEGIVWTDNRGRIQWCNSTFDKLVKKTHILILGQQLTDLLHLSQNGVAVEKKLHPVMQALEGKSKGKDQYEFGGDDSRLVLEISWSYLQMPSSSQEDSDISSAVIVIHDITERKAAEIFLQEAKRKLEQRVQERTQELILLNRQLFEHNLELEEARKVAENASQVKSEFLATMSHEIRTPLNAVIGLAELLSNTELDATQLDFVNTIQSSGEMLLTLINDILDFSKIEAGELKLTQEVCDLKSIIDSCIDIIHFPAIAKKLKLDYLIASPTPNLIICDANRLSQILLNILNNAVKFTESGEVYLSLKSRKLDNSQETVSISSPSTYELEFCVRDTGIGIPSGKVNQLFQPFKQLDASMSRKYGGTGLGLAITKRLVEMMGGKIWAESHKGIGSKFFFTVIVSESVPLPVENSSNQENNNSDRNLIGKQILFIDNSIYQKSIIQQTQGWGMLNCAVSTGEEALTFITKGIKFDLIILDSESLDMDGMYLIKEMRQQYSWGKIPIIILSSPLQPEYDIPNSDNDAIFIIKKPIQESQLYELLQNLFREKQITQNQITNIKTPAKPMVTQHQSLRILLAEDNLVNQKVALLVLKKIGYCADVANNGLEVLEALQKQTYDVVLMDVQMPEMDGLTATQKICQKWSNSERPRIIALTANAMPGDREMCLNAGMDDYLAKPIRAENLQIALSKC; from the coding sequence ATGGCAGACTTAAATCATCAAATTCATGAGCTACGTAGCACCCTTGGAAAAATGGAAATTGCCTTAGGAACTGTCGATGAGGGAATCGTCTGGACAGATAACCGAGGCAGAATTCAATGGTGTAATAGTACTTTTGATAAGTTGGTCAAAAAAACACATATTTTGATTTTAGGTCAACAACTAACTGATTTATTACATTTATCTCAAAATGGGGTAGCTGTAGAGAAAAAACTACACCCTGTAATGCAAGCACTAGAGGGAAAATCTAAAGGAAAAGACCAATATGAATTTGGAGGTGATGACTCTCGCTTAGTTTTAGAAATATCTTGGTCATATCTACAAATGCCAAGTTCTTCCCAGGAAGATAGTGATATTTCTTCCGCAGTCATTGTGATTCATGATATTACGGAACGCAAAGCCGCAGAAATATTTTTACAGGAGGCAAAACGCAAATTAGAGCAAAGAGTACAAGAGCGCACCCAGGAATTAATTTTATTAAATCGACAATTATTTGAACATAACCTGGAATTAGAAGAGGCGAGAAAAGTAGCAGAGAATGCCAGTCAAGTCAAAAGCGAATTTTTAGCTACGATGAGTCACGAAATTCGCACGCCTCTGAATGCAGTCATCGGTTTAGCAGAATTACTCTCGAATACAGAATTAGATGCGACACAACTAGATTTTGTCAACACAATTCAAAGTAGCGGTGAGATGTTACTTACCCTAATTAATGATATTCTCGATTTTTCTAAAATTGAAGCAGGGGAGTTAAAATTAACCCAAGAGGTATGTGATTTAAAGTCTATTATTGATAGTTGTATTGATATTATTCATTTTCCAGCTATAGCCAAAAAGCTGAAATTAGACTATCTGATTGCATCACCGACACCTAACTTGATTATTTGTGATGCTAACAGGCTAAGTCAAATCTTATTAAATATTCTCAATAATGCAGTAAAATTTACCGAATCTGGTGAAGTTTATCTTTCGCTGAAATCTAGAAAATTAGATAATTCCCAGGAAACTGTATCGATTTCATCCCCCTCAACCTATGAGTTAGAATTTTGCGTTAGAGATACAGGTATTGGTATTCCTTCTGGAAAAGTCAATCAACTATTTCAACCTTTTAAACAACTTGATGCTTCAATGAGTCGTAAATATGGAGGTACCGGACTAGGATTAGCTATTACCAAAAGATTGGTAGAAATGATGGGTGGAAAAATTTGGGCAGAAAGCCACAAAGGTATAGGCTCTAAATTTTTCTTTACTGTCATTGTCTCTGAATCGGTACCATTGCCAGTCGAAAATTCTTCCAATCAAGAAAATAATAATTCTGATAGAAATCTGATTGGAAAACAAATACTTTTTATCGATAATAGTATCTATCAAAAAAGTATAATTCAACAAACCCAGGGGTGGGGAATGTTAAACTGTGCAGTTTCTACAGGAGAAGAGGCTTTAACATTCATTACAAAGGGGATTAAATTTGATTTAATTATTCTAGATTCCGAATCCCTCGATATGGATGGGATGTATCTAATTAAAGAGATGCGTCAGCAATATTCATGGGGGAAAATCCCAATCATCATATTATCTTCTCCATTACAGCCAGAATATGACATCCCTAATTCAGATAATGATGCCATATTCATCATCAAAAAACCTATACAAGAATCACAACTCTATGAATTATTACAAAACCTTTTTCGAGAGAAACAAATTACACAAAATCAAATCACTAATATCAAAACACCTGCAAAACCTATGGTTACTCAACATCAATCCTTACGTATTCTCCTTGCAGAAGATAACTTAGTTAATCAAAAAGTTGCGCTGTTAGTTCTGAAAAAGATTGGTTATTGCGCAGATGTGGCTAATAACGGCTTAGAAGTATTAGAAGCCTTACAAAAACAAACCTATGATGTTGTGTTAATGGATGTGCAAATGCCAGAGATGGATGGCTTGACAGCAACACAAAAGATTTGTCAAAAATGGTCTAATTCAGAACGTCCACGTATCATTGCCTTAACTGCTAACGCTATGCCAGGAGATAGGGAAATGTGTCTGAATGCTGGAATGGATGATTACCTTGCCAAACCAATTAGAGCGGAAAACTTACAAATTGCGCTGAGTAAATGCTAG
- a CDS encoding tetratricopeptide repeat protein: MLKRLFQWLKQFYQFLLGRKQTPVLRLTTGNAVQPPALTNADLEFLFTELLEGVYQGRGQQWAGKYLQRMEHRISVDRWIEWLLDFGERLLTSPVPNHQLAERMMQLGQMNIGTVGDLSYDIGIRLLTRNLSDYWDDGQQNNTSIFADAPETIPRTNVTTRERDVVENTLVPASTEVSRWESPWLTNSQIADSGNSPTEEDAWVAQSLQAAVADWDYWSNLPPESNTELGDLLVMLEETGNAVPQLPVNWTVSTSQTEENQAQEWFCQGLQLAKTGDLQGAIAAYNQAIALDGQIYEYWFNRGLTLFYLNNFTEAVKSYDQTLHLKPDFHKAWYNRGAALGELQRFEEAISCFDRALELKPNYLEAISSRSLALLKLGYPGEAIASYNQALELEPDDPISWYYRGVALAETGQTRPALADYNEALAIYPEFHLAWYSKGLALVELSAWEEAQTCYETAIKIQPNFPEAWYALGGVQEKLAQKEAAIHAYAQATRIKPDFHDAWLDQGVVLGSLGRWQEAIVTWERAIALKRDFYLTWYNRGIGLDNIGEKEQAIVSYEKCLEINPDFYFAWYNRAVSLFALGRYEEAIASCDGALQIQPEYWEAWIGRGNAVGYSDRHNPQFSNLHTLTRENPELNQRGEVGKLATYGTALQYIHPQFHPEGYSRLHLAIGNTYYDMGMRNLAPREFWLQAQQYYNQALVTIDFDIHPYLYLEVLQSLTKVLVNLGEITQAQINNERSLSSLQSLLMDENRTEEQKKQLALKFSTIGQLSVDIAVQLGELAQAWEIAEYWKNACFTWLLFDWNQEISYLNYSQVQQLLNPQTAIIYWHISPSSLRTFIIKYNSTEPIPIFTPVIDGNYFAEPPIPEDTLRLIEFTDWLKSWQEAYQEYQNISEDKQSKHQHHWRLQMENYLARLGEILNISAIIHELEDITHLIIIPHCSLHKLPLHALFHLSPQTTNFTTSYLPSVQIGIYLKSADLLQNREKKFLSIEHPNNTDYASLKFAKIESEIISQMFNKPLRLQGLQATKKQVSQNLEQNYNILHFTGQTTENASSPLLSGLILAESENLNLGEIFQRSLTAYNLVTLSISGLETPEKQVITGEYANLITGFLSQGIPFVVSNLWNVESAASAVVMIEFYRRVHQGYPPEVAMAETVQWLQELTAEELTKWYEDLLKNLPQEGLRIRTHLATEQYKVSQMHPQERLYQHPYHWAGFTVSGR; this comes from the coding sequence ATGCTCAAGCGGCTATTTCAGTGGCTTAAACAGTTTTATCAATTCCTATTAGGCAGAAAGCAGACTCCTGTACTGCGTCTGACTACTGGAAATGCGGTACAGCCACCCGCACTCACAAATGCTGATTTAGAATTTCTGTTTACTGAGCTACTAGAGGGAGTTTATCAGGGACGGGGACAACAGTGGGCAGGTAAGTATCTGCAAAGGATGGAACATCGCATCTCTGTTGATCGTTGGATTGAGTGGCTGTTGGATTTTGGTGAGAGATTACTGACATCTCCTGTACCGAATCATCAACTAGCAGAAAGAATGATGCAGCTAGGACAAATGAATATCGGGACTGTGGGCGATCTCTCCTATGATATTGGTATTCGCCTATTGACGAGAAATCTCAGTGATTACTGGGATGATGGGCAACAAAATAATACTTCTATTTTTGCAGATGCTCCGGAAACAATTCCTAGGACAAATGTCACTACTAGAGAAAGAGATGTTGTCGAGAATACATTAGTTCCGGCATCCACAGAAGTTTCTCGGTGGGAATCCCCCTGGTTAACTAACTCACAAATCGCCGATTCTGGGAACTCTCCAACTGAGGAAGATGCTTGGGTAGCGCAGAGTCTACAGGCAGCTGTCGCCGACTGGGATTACTGGTCAAATTTGCCACCAGAAAGCAACACCGAGTTAGGTGATTTACTGGTGATGCTGGAAGAAACTGGGAATGCTGTACCTCAATTACCTGTTAATTGGACGGTTTCCACTTCCCAAACCGAGGAAAATCAGGCTCAAGAGTGGTTTTGTCAAGGTTTACAGTTGGCAAAAACTGGAGATTTACAAGGGGCGATCGCTGCCTATAATCAAGCTATTGCCTTGGATGGTCAAATCTACGAATATTGGTTTAATCGTGGATTGACTCTGTTTTATCTCAATAATTTTACTGAGGCGGTTAAATCCTATGACCAAACTTTACACCTGAAACCTGATTTTCATAAAGCTTGGTACAATCGGGGGGCTGCCCTGGGAGAGTTACAACGCTTTGAAGAGGCTATATCTTGTTTTGATCGAGCTTTGGAACTAAAACCCAATTACCTAGAAGCTATCTCTAGCCGGAGTTTGGCACTGTTGAAGTTAGGATATCCTGGGGAGGCGATCGCCAGCTACAACCAAGCTCTAGAACTAGAACCAGATGACCCCATTAGTTGGTACTATCGAGGAGTTGCTTTGGCAGAAACTGGACAAACTCGCCCCGCCTTGGCTGACTATAACGAGGCTTTAGCAATTTATCCCGAATTCCATTTGGCTTGGTATAGTAAGGGGTTAGCCTTGGTAGAATTATCAGCCTGGGAAGAAGCTCAAACTTGTTACGAGACAGCCATCAAAATTCAGCCCAACTTTCCTGAGGCTTGGTATGCTCTGGGTGGTGTTCAAGAAAAATTAGCCCAGAAAGAAGCAGCTATCCATGCTTATGCTCAAGCTACCCGTATCAAACCTGATTTTCACGATGCTTGGTTAGATCAAGGCGTAGTTTTAGGTAGTTTGGGACGTTGGCAAGAAGCAATTGTGACTTGGGAGCGGGCGATCGCCCTGAAACGTGATTTTTATCTGACTTGGTATAACAGAGGTATTGGTTTAGACAATATAGGAGAAAAAGAACAGGCGATCGTCTCCTATGAAAAGTGCTTAGAAATTAATCCAGATTTTTATTTTGCTTGGTATAACCGAGCTGTTTCCCTATTTGCTCTCGGTAGATATGAGGAGGCGATCGCTTCCTGTGATGGTGCATTACAAATTCAACCCGAATACTGGGAAGCTTGGATCGGACGTGGAAACGCAGTCGGTTATTCTGATAGACATAATCCCCAATTCAGCAACTTACATACCCTCACCAGAGAAAATCCTGAACTCAATCAACGGGGAGAAGTCGGAAAATTAGCCACCTATGGAACCGCATTACAATACATTCATCCCCAGTTTCATCCAGAAGGTTACAGTCGCTTACATTTGGCAATTGGCAATACCTACTATGATATGGGGATGAGAAATCTCGCGCCCCGTGAGTTTTGGTTACAAGCTCAACAATACTATAATCAAGCATTAGTAACTATCGATTTTGATATTCATCCCTATCTATATTTAGAAGTCTTACAAAGTCTCACAAAAGTATTGGTTAATCTGGGAGAAATCACGCAAGCACAAATTAATAATGAGCGTTCTCTGTCAAGCTTACAAAGCCTTTTGATGGATGAAAATCGGACGGAAGAGCAGAAAAAACAATTAGCCTTAAAATTCTCCACCATTGGACAACTATCAGTTGATATTGCTGTACAACTCGGTGAATTAGCTCAAGCATGGGAAATTGCAGAGTACTGGAAAAACGCTTGTTTTACTTGGCTCCTATTTGACTGGAATCAAGAAATTTCCTATCTCAACTATTCTCAAGTTCAGCAACTACTTAATCCCCAAACAGCAATTATTTACTGGCATATTAGCCCCTCTTCCCTACGAACATTTATCATTAAGTACAACTCTACAGAACCCATACCCATCTTCACCCCAGTTATCGATGGTAACTATTTCGCTGAACCCCCCATCCCTGAGGATACTCTCCGACTAATCGAATTTACAGACTGGCTGAAATCATGGCAGGAAGCATATCAAGAATACCAAAACATATCAGAGGATAAACAAAGCAAACATCAACATCATTGGCGTTTGCAGATGGAAAACTATCTCGCCAGATTGGGAGAAATTCTGAATATTTCGGCAATTATTCACGAGTTAGAAGATATCACCCACCTGATTATTATTCCCCACTGTAGCTTACATAAACTTCCTCTCCATGCTCTGTTCCATCTATCGCCTCAAACCACAAATTTTACAACTAGCTATTTACCAAGTGTCCAAATTGGTATTTATCTGAAATCTGCGGACTTGCTACAAAATCGTGAGAAAAAATTCCTGAGTATTGAACATCCAAACAATACAGATTATGCCAGCTTGAAATTTGCCAAGATTGAATCGGAAATCATCAGTCAAATGTTTAATAAACCCTTGCGTTTACAGGGTTTGCAAGCAACTAAAAAACAGGTGAGTCAAAACCTCGAACAAAACTATAATATCTTGCATTTCACAGGACAAACTACTGAAAATGCTAGTTCCCCTCTACTTTCTGGATTAATTTTAGCGGAGTCAGAAAATCTTAACCTGGGAGAAATATTTCAGCGATCGCTAACTGCTTACAATCTCGTCACCCTGTCTATCAGTGGATTGGAAACCCCAGAGAAACAAGTAATCACTGGTGAATATGCAAACTTAATTACTGGTTTCCTTTCCCAGGGAATCCCCTTTGTTGTCAGTAACCTGTGGAATGTGGAATCAGCTGCGAGTGCGGTGGTGATGATTGAATTTTATCGACGAGTTCATCAGGGTTATCCTCCAGAAGTTGCCATGGCTGAGACTGTGCAATGGTTACAAGAATTAACAGCAGAAGAACTCACAAAATGGTATGAAGATTTGCTGAAAAACCTTCCCCAAGAAGGATTAAGAATTCGTACACATTTAGCCACAGAACAATATAAAGTTAGCCAAATGCATCCCCAGGAAAGACTTTACCAACATCCCTACCATTGGGCAGGATTTACTGTATCCGGAAGATAG